A single Halarcobacter anaerophilus DNA region contains:
- a CDS encoding HIT family protein, with protein MKIFSDEFINVQIEESEIPWLKIFTNENYKELTQCPKEVKEDIFRALEIIEKEMIEYYHPEKINIASFGNYVPHVHFHIMARFKEDSYFPEPMWGKKQRNANLNLPDFSKFCEIVKESLKNK; from the coding sequence ATGAAGATTTTCAGTGATGAGTTTATTAACGTACAAATAGAAGAGAGTGAAATTCCCTGGCTTAAGATTTTTACAAATGAAAATTATAAAGAGTTAACACAATGTCCTAAAGAGGTAAAAGAGGATATTTTCAGAGCATTAGAGATTATTGAAAAAGAGATGATAGAGTATTATCATCCTGAGAAAATCAATATTGCTTCATTTGGGAATTATGTTCCGCACGTACATTTTCATATTATGGCAAGATTTAAAGAGGATTCTTATTTTCCTGAACCTATGTGGGGTAAAAAACAGAGAAATGCAAATTTGAATCTTCCTGATTTCAGTAAATTTTGTGAAATTGTAAAAGAAAGTTTGAAAAATAAATAG
- the rpmJ gene encoding 50S ribosomal protein L36: protein MKVRASVKKMCDKCKIIKRGGVVRVICENKKHKQRQG from the coding sequence ATGAAAGTTAGAGCTTCAGTAAAGAAAATGTGTGATAAATGTAAAATTATCAAAAGAGGCGGTGTCGTAAGAGTGATCTGCGAAAACAAAAAACATAAACAGAGACAAGGATAA
- the rpsM gene encoding 30S ribosomal protein S13, with the protein MARIAGVDLPNKKRMEYALTYIYGIGLHNSRLILDATGISYDKRAHELTEDEAAAIRKELHENYMVEGDLRKKVAMDIKSLMDLGSYRGLRHRKGLPCRGQKTKTNARTRKGKKKTVGAAAAS; encoded by the coding sequence ATGGCTAGGATTGCAGGTGTTGATTTACCAAATAAAAAAAGAATGGAGTATGCTTTAACATATATCTATGGTATTGGTTTACATAATTCTAGATTAATCTTAGATGCTACAGGTATCTCTTATGATAAAAGAGCACACGAACTAACAGAAGACGAAGCAGCAGCAATTAGAAAAGAACTTCACGAAAACTATATGGTTGAAGGGGATCTTAGAAAAAAAGTTGCGATGGATATCAAATCACTTATGGATTTAGGTTCATACAGAGGGTTAAGACATAGAAAAGGTTTACCTTGTAGAGGGCAAAAAACTAAAACAAATGCTAGAACTAGAAAAGGTAAAAAGAAAACTGTTGGTGCAGCTGCAGCAAGTTAA